A region of Shewanella psychromarinicola DNA encodes the following proteins:
- a CDS encoding protein tyrosine phosphatase family protein, protein MNILQRYNLLSTSILMCCFFFSAGVFSSGVNSSEVNSSEVNSADVNSTGSMANIDTNTLGDIKAVKFNNQQVITAGLPTEQQFAQLAQAGIKTVINLIPNDNPNALQNEQQIVTQLGMNYHNISVDWQQPTPENLQQFFSLMDQNGDAPVLVHCAANYRASAFYYLYQTRQNKAPTMAEALTPWGDLQQSFAEYPQWQQLIEDTKLQYQTKQ, encoded by the coding sequence ATGAATATACTGCAACGTTATAACCTGCTGTCCACCAGCATATTAATGTGTTGTTTCTTTTTTAGTGCGGGAGTATTTAGTTCGGGTGTGAATAGTTCGGAAGTGAATAGCTCGGAAGTGAATAGTGCCGATGTGAACAGTACAGGCAGCATGGCGAATATTGACACCAACACACTTGGCGACATAAAAGCAGTTAAATTTAATAACCAGCAAGTGATTACTGCAGGTTTACCCACAGAGCAACAATTTGCACAACTCGCTCAAGCTGGTATCAAAACGGTGATTAATCTCATTCCCAATGACAACCCAAACGCCTTACAAAATGAGCAGCAAATCGTCACTCAACTCGGTATGAACTATCACAATATTAGCGTGGACTGGCAGCAGCCTACACCAGAAAATCTACAGCAATTTTTTAGCCTGATGGACCAGAATGGCGATGCCCCTGTGCTAGTCCATTGCGCGGCTAATTATCGAGCGTCAGCCTTTTATTATTTATACCAAACCCGCCAAAACAAAGCACCGACGATGGCCGAAGCACTCACCCCTTGGGGCGACTTACAACAAAGCTTTGCTGAATACCCTCAGTGGCAACAACTGATAGAAGACACAAAACTGC